A genomic window from Silene latifolia isolate original U9 population chromosome 11, ASM4854445v1, whole genome shotgun sequence includes:
- the LOC141613911 gene encoding uncharacterized protein LOC141613911, whose product MARSSSSKSPKTHKNHSSSTDSLKDCDRNTVTGKKQGLGDDDDLRTKPIHEVNTIPGLSFEDEENPDEENNEIAMEDLLQFTSEDVSEEIAYWNQEMKDKEAVLNAGYHMFDNKPLIVKPWQEDIDLLKEEVKVVPAWIRLHGLPLKFWGTCLSAIAGLVGPYVKSDAATMNKTRLGFARTMIELKVGQAFPYSVKFRDENGKVVILNVEYEWKPVLCEKCKGLGHESQNFPRLLVNANPEPDAAAQPSVFVADIPPDAVESIQVEDITDEEQETEENQVVDIETQINGVNVGNIAHNMLEGWSVTTNCILHKGGRVWLLWRPNIFDVTILHYDPQFIHSKVLIKAIQKVFLFTVVYAFNEGSERLDLWDKLNIISSHCDVPWALARDFNTVISPDERLGATTKQEDMDAFIACLNACGMLDILATGAFFTWINKQDATHRKYSRLDRFLLNQEWVDVFLDMHAHFHPEGLMDHTPCIVRNIKLDGRSVFKKRCLRNKIVQIEDQLGNLCTDTSSIQDAFFSFYQGLLGSKKKTEQVRSEVLLTGSFCNENHVLSLSTPITKEEIKGVVFSIPTDKAPGPDGYTSGFFRDSWDIVGDEVYNAIMDFFATGHLLTQINATNITLIPKCDRPTAVSHFRPIACCNLVYKVISKLLYNRLASVLPDLVDENQGAFIKGRSIIENVLICQDIIHMYGRKAVTPRCLFKIDLQKAYDTVEWDFVEQMLHGLKFPAHFTHLVMQCVRLIKFATDRWPFNYYPLCKNLKLTHLMFADDLLLFCKGKPQSIWLLMRAFSYFSNASGLSMNNAKSEIFFNGVNEDIREGIKQVTGFREGTMPFRLWIKWINDVYIKNQDWHNYSPPFDATWVWKNICKVKEKLKDGFIDSIWTSSSKGYTIKGGYERLCPAHMALNWSAIVWNNWNIPKHSLTTWLRMHKGMNVKSKLFRFGCCEDDLCVLCQRQTEKWSICSQIVSKLPEFSTICYSGMRALSQRWTA is encoded by the exons ATGGCTCGATCTTCTTCATCAAAATCACCAAAAACTCATAAAAATCATAGTAGTAGTACTGATTCTTTAAAAGATTGTGATAGAAATACTGTTACTGGGAAGAAACAGGGGCTGGGAGATGATGATGATTTACGAACCAAACCCATACATGAAGTTAACACGATCCCTGGTTTGTCTTTTGAGGATGAGGAGAATCCGGATG AGGAGAATAATGAGATTGCTATGGAGGATTTGTTACAATTCACATCAGAGGATGTCAGTGAAGAAATTGCTTATTGGAACCAG GAGATGAAGGATAAAGAGGCGGTTTTAAATGCAGGATATCATATGTTTGACAATAAGCCCCTAATAGTTAAGCCATGGCAAGAGGATATTGACCTTTTGAAAGAAGAAGTGAAAGTGGTTCCTGCGTGGATTCGCCTACATGGCCTACCTCTCAAATTTTGGGGAACATGTTTATCAGCCATTGCAGGATTAGTGGGCCCCTATGTGAAGTCTGATGCAGCAACTATGAATAAAACCAGGTTGGGGTTTGCTCGGACTATGATTGAATTGAAGGTTGGGCAAGCTTTCCCATATTCAGTAAAGTTTCGAGATGAGAATGGAAAGGTTGTTATTCTGAATGTTGAGTACGAATGGAAACCTGTCTTGTGTGAGAAATGTAAGGGACTAGGGCATGAAAGCCAGAACT TCCCTCGTCTGCTTGTGAATGCAAATCCGGAACCAGATGCTGCTGCACAACCAAGTGTGTTTGTAGCAGATATACCCCCTGATGCTGTTGAAAGTATTCAGGTGGAAGATATTACAGATGAGGAGCAGGAGACTGAAGAGAATCAGGTTGTTGATATTG AAACACAAATAAATGGTGTTAATGTAGGAAATATAGCTCATAATATGCTCGAGGGCTGGAGTGTCACAACCAATTGCATCTTACATAAAGGAGGGAGGGTCTGGTTATTATGGCGACCTAATATTTTTGATGTTACAATTCTTCATTATGATCCTCAATTTATTCATTCCAAAGTTCTGATTAAAGCAATTCAGAAAGTTTTCCTCTTCACTGTTGTATATGCTTTCAACGAGGGTTCTGAGAGATTGGATTTATGGGATAAATTGAATATTATTTCTAGTCATTGTGATGTTCCTTGGGCGTTAGCTAGAGATTTTAACACAGTCATCTCTCCTGATGAAAGGTTGGGGGCTACTACTAAGCAGGAGGACATGGATGCTTTCATTGCTTGCCTGAATGCTTGTGGTATGCTTGATATTCTTGCAACAGGAGCCTTCTTCACATGGATTAATAAGCAGGATGCTACTCATAGGAAGTATAGTAGACTGGATAGATTTCTTTTAAACCAAGAGTGGGTAGATGTGTTTCTTGATATGCATGCTCATTTCCATCCTGAGGGCCTAATGGATCATACTCCATGTATTGTCAGGAATATTAAGTTGGATGGAAGGAG TGTCTTTAAGAAAAGATGCCTAAGAAACAAGATTGTACAGATAGAGGACCAACTTGGTAACCTCTGTACTGATACATCCAGTATTCAGGATGCTTTCTTCTCTTTCTATCAGGGTTTATTGGGTAGCAAGAAGAAGACTGAACAGGTGAGAAGTGAAGTGCTGCTTACAGGATCTTTTTGCAATGAGAACCATGTCCTTTCCCTATCAACTCCTATTACTAAAGAGGAGATTAAAGGAGTGGTGTTCTCTATTCCTACTGACAAAGCCCCTGGGCCTGATGGCTACACCAGTGGGTTTTTTAGAGATTCCTGGGACATAGTTGGGGATGAGGTCTACAATGCTATTATGGATTTCTTTGCTACTGGTCATTTACTCACACAGATAAATGCAACTAACATTACCCTTATTCCAAAGTGTGACAGACCTACTGCTGTTAGCCATTTCAGACCCATAGCATGCTGTAACCTGGTTTATAAAGTGATCTCTAAATTGCTCTACAATAGACTTGCTTCTGTATTGCCTGACCTTGTTGATGAGAACCAAGGAGCTTTTATTAAGGGGAGGTCTATCATTGAAAATGTCCTTATATGTCAAGACATTATTCATATGTATGGCAGGAAAGCAGTCACTCCCAGATGCCTGTTCAAAATAGACTTGCAAAAAGCCTATGATACTGTAGAGTGGGATTTTGTTGAACAAATGCTTCATGGTCTAAAATTTCCAGCTCATTTTACTCATTTGGTTATGCAATGCGTAAG GTTGATCAAATTTGCCACTGACAGATGGCCATTCAATTATTACCCCCTTTGCAAGAATCTGAAGCTCACTCATCTCATGTTTGCAGACGATCTTCTCCTTTTTTGCAAGGGTAAGCCTCAATCAATCTGGTTACTCATGAGAGCTTTCTCTTATTTCTCTAATGCCTCTGGCCTATCTATGAACAATGCTAAATCTGAGATCTTCTTTAATGGAGTAAATGAGGACATTAGAGAGGGTATAAAGCAGGTGACTGGATTCAGGGAAGGTACCATGCCCTTTAG GCTATGGATCAAGTGGATTAATGATGTGTATATCAAGAATCAGGACTGGCATAATTATAGTCCTCCTTTTGATGCAACTTGGGTATGGAAAAATATATGCAAAGTAAAAGAAAAGCTCAAAGATGGTTTTATTGACAGCATCTGGACCTCGAGCTCTAAAGGATATACAATCAAGGGTGGGTATGAACGGCTTTGCCCTGCTCACATGGCCCTTAACTGGTCTGCTATAGTGTGGAACAATTGGAACATCCCAAAGCACTCCCTGACTACCTGGCTTAGAATGCATAAAGGAATGAATGTGAAAAGCAAATTATTCAGATTTGGCTGCTGTGAAGATGACTTATGTGTTCTCTGTCAGAGACAGACTGAAAAGTGGAGCATCTGTTCACAAATTGTATCTAAACTACCAGAGTTCAGCACCATCTGTTATAGTGGTATGAGGGCTCTTTCCCAACGGTGGACAGCTTGA